The nucleotide sequence CGGTGACTTCTCTGAGCCCAATTATGAGGCTAATATAGTACGTTCCAGATCCGAAGTCAAcattggcaacacgcactgaGCAAAGACTTCAATAAAACGATTGCAAAATATAAttctcaatttaattttaatttcccaGTAAGTTCAGTTGGAAACTTGTCAATCGAATTTCTTACACATTCTAAACAATATGTTTTCAGGTAAAAAATGCTGCATTGCTTGCTTATACAAACTGCTTTCTGGCACATTACACAGTCTCCCCCTAAAACTAAGATTTCCCCTTTACCTGGGGGGCTAAATGGGTCTTTCATTACATAGCTGGGGTATTTGAGTTCGATTTTGCGTGAAAATGGTGGGTTTGTTCCTTTGTACTGAGCTCCTTCAGCCATACCACAAGAGGAGCATTTGAAATGAATGGTCTCTGGAACATTTTCATCTTTTACAACTTTTGTTGGCTGGGATTTATCCATTTAACTGAAATTATGacaagaatattaatttttacctTTCTCATTGCCGGAGGAGACGCGTCCcctgtagtggccggtaatgggttgacattaTGCTTAATCTTTAATAAAATCTGTTCCTATCTTATTAAAGATTAACCATCaatctttttactttttaaacagGATTTTTACAGTAGTAATTGATGGACCACCTGATCGTAAgtagaaaactatcgcctagAAACAGGGCTGTTTAAGCAGCAACTGCAAGGAACTTGTCCTACAACTTGCAATACTATGCCCATCAAACTGAGGTATAGTGGTAAGTGTCTTATTGCGTCTGTAATTACATCTGCAACCACACCCTTGAGACAATACAGCTTTTTAAacatgtattaatatttttgctataaattaaaacaacagatcatagtaaataatatagagaTTTATTCATACAGGTACCCAAAAAGTTACAtcatattttaatcataaatgAATGAGGGAAAAGCAAGGTTTGCTCATATcgttattcattcattcaatttgtTGTTTCATGCTTTAATGTTAAAAACAACACTAGGATTAGAAATGCTGATCTAATTTTTGATCTATTATTCAAAACAATTTTAACAGAAAATCATATAAACTAGTATTAAACCAGGTTGTAATTTtgaataatgttttcaaggttTTCATATATAAGTACGTACATAATATGTACTTCTAGACTAGAAATTACAATATTCAATTatgaaagttatttatttttaaatttcattcacTTTTAAGAAGCTCCTTTGGAGCCTCAATAGGCCACCATGCAGGTTTTTGTGCTTCTGCTGAATAATTGGCAACACTTAAAATCTTTGCATCAAGAGCCTCTTTGATTCTTAGCAATCCTAATCCATAATTATTTACAACACCTTTTAATTTCCCTAAATTACTCTTGGGATTGCTGCTAGCTGATATTACAGAATCCCTTTCTATGTTGTTTGAtattgtttcattaaatttgagAGGCATTATACGTTTTCGAACAACTCCAGTATGATGGACCCTCGCAGTGAGCTCCTGACCAATATAACAGCCCTTATGGAAGCTCACACCATGGAGATAATCACAGTTAGCCTCGAGAGGGAAACTTGTTCCAGGGGGCAAATCGTCAGCCCCTTCACTGACTCCTAGCTTAtaccttaaatacttataaccaTCTTCATTACTCTCAGTCACTACATCATTTCCCACAGTTTGGGCAACATCTGAATCTTTAACATCAACAGAAGATATAACTCTATATCCTAGTTCAGTGAGGCGTGGATCtttgtaaacatttattttctcattAGATACATCTTTTACGTTCGTAGATTTCAGAGCATATAgtaaatattcatcattaaCATCTTCAATATTCACTTTCCGCTTTAACTTATAAAGTTTAAGATGTTTTTGTAATACATTAACAAGTTTTCTATCGCATTCGATTAAAAATGACTCTTCCTTGTTCCATTTATGAATGAGTGTGTCGTAAAGGACTCTGCCTTTGTTGTTGAGAAACATAGCGTACATTGACTTGGTTCCTTCCTCAAAATGGTTCATATCATTCGTGATGAGCCCTTGTAAGAAAACTGAGGCATCGTCTCCCGTAACTTTAAGCAACCCGCGACTTTTCAGGGGATACAAAATATTCGAAGATGATGTTGTTTCGGTGTGCACATTGCGTAAGAATTTATTGATAATATGAGGCTTGTATAAGATTCTATTTACCTggtaaaatatcattttatttttgttaaatttatttgattattcaCGTATTATTTTATCCATTCgagaaatttattaaaacaatgcgAATTGTGATTTGTGATATTTTGTAAATAGACGAATGTCAATGTCAACTGCCAACTTTGTTTGACATTTTAATATCGATGCATTCAAGAAAAAAGACGATTATTTTAGAGTACCTAGGCATCTTCTCTAAAATAATCGTACGCAGTAATTATGTGATACCTTCCGATAATTCATACACGGGTTTCTATCGGTACAAGTCTAAGTACAAGCATAGGGTCGCTACGTCAGTGCATAGAATACGTGGAGGAGTACATTTAGTTAGTAGTATACCTAATGTACGAATAGTACATCAGATACAGAACCTAAGTAGTACCTTTTTggtttacttatattatactaccTAGTGTCCAGCTTATGAACTGAATCGTCGCGCTGGGCAATCATTGCACTGTCTATCTCACTCGCACCCATTGTTCTTAGGGAACGTCATCATAGCGTCGCGTCGTCCGTAACAGCATGTTATCGATATTATTTATCAGCTTAAACACAGACTATTAACAAAGTTTACGTCAAAGATTCTTGTTGAATCAAATTTGAATAAACGTCCCGCGCTGTGCTCCGAGACACTATCACCGGTCAGATCTAGGCAGTTTCTCTCCAACTAAATAGTAACAACCGTCTTACCAACTCTGAGATTTATATCTTTCACAATAccctataactttttaaaaagaaaattgtatcagacttttttaataatgcttATCGTTATTATCTCGTGTCCATTCTGTCCACCTCCGTGACGAAAAAAACACTGAACCCGTGCGCCACGTCTGCTCCGAAAATCTCAGCTCGCAGGCGcactacataatttttttaactagtcAGTAGGAGTTAGGcacatttaaattaagtattacGGGAGACAGTCATTTCCGTttaagaaacaatatttttttgcaacatattactaaatattacatacacaccaatataatttgtgaggtacacatttgtttgtataaatattataataattacggtacattataaaaactgtatgtattcttgtaaataaactattttttttttattattattaaaaacagtaaCGCGTTTATTTGTCATTAAAGACATTTTGATCTAGCATTTTCGATAGGTAATTAAAAGGCATTTAAGTTATAGAATAGTGCACCATAATTTTGgagaaaaactaaatttaaacataaacataGTTACGTTTGACACATTCAAATTAAGTAAAATTCACAAACGAGATTATAGTTACGGAAAAACCTTGTAGCAATGAAAATTAACGCGGCTTTGAGGCATTTTAGACTGGCAATGCTAGTTATATACGTTTTagtattgttatttaataaataagtaattatgtaaagACGTTCTTAATAATTCTATATCGAAAACTACAGCACATAGGAAAATACCAGTTAGATTGAAccatagagaaaaaaaaatctaagtaagaTAGCGTTAAAAAATCAGATTTGGCTGAATATTAGTTTACCATGTTATAGATTGTAGGCAGTATAGTAGGTTGTACCTAACGTTAGAATACTTGCCTACATTAACCCAAGTTACACTGGCAAAAGATAACGATATGACACcattttcaaatgtcaaaattgTATGTAATTACTCCAAATATTGCTATGAACACTGGTTTATTTGTCTACACGATCTTGTTATATCCGCGacgtttgttattaaatttaaatgaaataccgCTTTTATTCTTAATCGTTTATTTCATAAACCCAATACATTAATCGAAATAGCAATACAAAAAATCAACACTTCATAAAGTATTCTTACattataactataatttaaatGCGTCATTTGattcttctttttcttgtaATTCCTACTGTTACCTATTCCCTAATTCACTGACGTAGAGCCATGGGCACTGAATTTTTCGCAACAGGCCAACAAACTCCAAATACACTGAGTGCGATCACTGGGCAGGCTGTCGTcactatgttactctccaatTGATTGATGCGATAAAGGCGATGTATGTATGACTCTAATGAACAATAATACGAGTGTCTGAGGAACTAACATTTGAGttcatattaacattattaatattagttccagagacactcgTATGTCACATGTGGCGCTTCAAATGTGGATAAAAATTAAGCTGTCATTTATCTATGGATAGCCAGTCCAGTTTTAACGAAGTATAATAGAGCCATAGAGATCCCACTATATTTCCCGAGGATAGTGGTAGTAGTATTATTGTCCCCGTTGATTGATTCCCCGCTAAAGGAGACAGCGGGATTcgaatacaattattaaaaaaaatatcccggTGGTTCGTTATCTGTCCACAGGATCCAATAGGAGCAGTgggattttattaaaactattgaaaAGTCATCCTGTTAACGGAGCGGGAATAACGGGAACAACGGCATACGTCGGCGAGTGATCGCGACtcaaaacatatattatatagaatatagaatatgggcagaccgcttctatcaaatcgcaaaaatggcccccaacagaagtcgatggagacagtttaccaacgcgaagttgagatccaggaccacgatcttcagtgatgaaggaacgaccatagagagagagagagtataGAATAGACGGTATAGACGGTAATCATTcacattttgtattatttgattattatagaaaataccAAAAAGCTCTCGGCCTAAAGCTacattatatgtttatattataaatttaacattaacgacttttgttctacgacttttttttagctcgatagtttgtgaaataataattctttacttGGTAACtattataacagaataattaaaaacagttataatcagaaactaaattaaaaagctcacatgagatattaatatcaaatgtacaaaatagaatttctgcctccaggcagccctacatggagtttaatataaagcttgtaaattggagatTCGTATCTGTTTGTTAACGCTTTCAGAATGttcttaaatattcaatattttactacACTGTACTATAACATCGGCAAAAACGCGCGAACCACGACTATatcgtgcggtcactgaccTCACTACGCGACGTTGTCCAATCACATGGATTTGTTTTCACAGTGTAATGGCACTATAcagagattattatttttttttttttggtttgaataAATTTATCCTGCTTTCATATCCTGAAGTCgttgaacaaaagttgttagttttaatgaaaggaactacaaggccgagagctttctggtttttttatttaaccctgtttaGTATAGACTTTAATATTTGCTGGCGACTCTAATATAGCAATGACCAATTACACTTTAAATACCCGCAAAAGTACCAACACTTACGACTATAAAATTCTGCATACATCTGAAGTTAACGGAGAATAATCTGGCAAATTAATTCGACGACTTTGCTTCTTGACGACGTCTACACTGGATTGTCTTTGTTGGACGCCATTGTCATCTCAATGTAGTCTTTGTCGAATCTTTTTATTGGCGAGAGTTCCGGCGTCGTGGGCGCTGTATCCTGCCCTTGTTCCACTGACGCGGTGACTAGTTCCGTGGTCGCTGTCGGTTCAGATCTGATGGAAGCAGTCTCTCGTTTGGTCGGCGAATTGTTGTTGGACTTGTTGTTTGGTTGCCGGCGCGACTTTTTTAGGTATGGCGTGAGCCGCTGCAAAAAATAAACGCGCTTGTTCATCGTTCAGTCTGATAGGATCGATTTTTAAGTGGTGCAtaaacattgaatgaatgaattaatacacttttattatacaccaca is from Pararge aegeria chromosome 19, ilParAegt1.1, whole genome shotgun sequence and encodes:
- the LOC120632342 gene encoding putative transferase CAF17 homolog, mitochondrial, with protein sequence MIFYQVNRILYKPHIINKFLRNVHTETTSSSNILYPLKSRGLLKVTGDDASVFLQGLITNDMNHFEEGTKSMYAMFLNNKGRVLYDTLIHKWNKEESFLIECDRKLVNVLQKHLKLYKLKRKVNIEDVNDEYLLYALKSTNVKDVSNEKINVYKDPRLTELGYRVISSVDVKDSDVAQTVGNDVVTESNEDGYKYLRYKLGVSEGADDLPPGTSFPLEANCDYLHGVSFHKGCYIGQELTARVHHTGVVRKRIMPLKFNETISNNIERDSVISASSNPKSNLGKLKGVVNNYGLGLLRIKEALDAKILSVANYSAEAQKPAWWPIEAPKELLKSE